GTCTGCGTGCCGACGCGGACGTGATGATCTGGTGGCACTCCGCCTCCAGTGACGCGCTGCAGGACGCGTACCTGCGGTTCCGCCGCACCACGCTGGGGCGGGCGCTGACCCCGGTCTGGTCGCAGATGGCGCTGCACCGGCCGGCCGAGTTCAACAAGAGCCACATCCCGGCGTTCCTGGCCGGCGAGGAAGCCCGCCACTACATCTGCGTCTACCCGTTCATCCGCTCGTACGAGTGGTACCTGCTGCCCGACGCCGAGCGGCGCGAGATGCTGGCCGAGCACGGGAAGATGGCCCGCGGCTACCCGGACGTACGGGCCAACACGGTCGCCTCGTTCGCGTTGGGTGACTACGAGTGGATGCTCGCGTTCGAGGCCGACGAGTTGCACCGGATCGTCGACCTGATGCGTGACCTGCGCGCCTCTGCCGCCCGCCGGCACGTCCGCGAGGAGGTCCCCTTCTACACGGGCCGCCGACGCACGATTGCCGAGATCGTCAACTGCCTGGTCTAACCCGGTTCACAGGGGGCGGAGCATGACTTGTTCGCGGCTCACGCCGTCGGGCAGGAGATCGCCCAACTCGTCGGTCTGGTGGAAGCCGGTGCGACGGTAGAGGGCCTTCGCCCGCGCGTTGTCGGGCATGACGGTGAGGCGTAGCCGGTCGGCGCCGCTCTCGCGGGCCCAGCGCGCCACCGTGTCCACCAGGAGGTTGCTGACCTTCCGGCCGCGGGCGTCGGGGTGCACCCACATCGAGATCAGTTCCATCATCAGTGGGTCCGCCGTCGGTACGCCGCTGGCCATCCCGACCGGACGTCCGTCCAGGACGGCCACCAGGTTGTGTGAGCCGGGGATGCTCAGCCGGTCGCGCCAGCGTTGCTCGCGGTCGCCCTCGCCCTGCCAGTCGGCGAGCCGGGATCCGAACGCCTCCGGCGCCTCGGTGAGGGCGGCCAGCCGCAGGTCGCGCCAGGTTTGCCAGTCGTCGGGGGTGAGCACCCGCATTTCGATCATGTGGGGATGATGCCCTGTGGCGGTGTGCGGGCGCCATCGAAAACCCACCGGCCGGTGCCGCACCCCCGCCCGGGTGCGGCACCGGACGGGGTCAACTGGTCGCCGTGCAGGAGACCAGCGGAACCGGGTTGCTGCCGTTCCACGAGCCGAGGAAACCGAACGTGGTGCTCGCTCCGGCGGCGAGGGTGCCGTTGTGGCTGACGTTGCGCGCGGTGACCAGCGTGCCGTTGGTGCTGACGGTGGTGTTCCACGACGAGGTGACCTGCTGGCCGTTGTTGTAGTTCCAGCTCACCGACCAGCCTCGGGTGGGCGAGCCGCCCGCGGTCACCTTCACCTCAGCCTGGAAGCCGCCGGACCACTGGCCGGTGACCTGGTACGTCGCCGTGCAGGCCCCAGCCGGCGGCGGGGTGCTCGGCGGCGGGGTGGTCGGCCGCGGAGAGGTGGGCGGGGCCGTGGTGGGCGGGGCCGTGGTGGGCGGGGCCGTGGTGGGCGGGGGAGTCGTCGGCGGCGGGGTGCTCGTCCCACCGAAGGTCACGTCGCTGCACAGGTAGTACGACTGGTCCAGGTGGCTGGCCTGCCAGACGGTGTAGACGATGTGCCGTCCGGTGCGTCCGGACGCGCTGACCGGGATCTGGATGGAGACCCCACCGGTGTCCTGATCCCACTGCGAGGCCGGGGTGTTGCCGATCTGACCGGCCAGCTCCAGGTCGTCCCAGCCGAGCGGTTCGGTGAGCGCGTTGAAGCCCTGTTTGGTCACGTACACCCGGATGTAGTCGGCGCCGTGACTGGCCTGGTCGAAGAAACGGAGCCGGAAGTTGTTCGACACCGAGGTGGTCTTCCACGCGCCGATGGTGTCCAACGAGTTGTAGCGCGGGCTCTGGGTGCGCCCGCCGCTGCACAGTTGGCCGTTGGGGACGGCGGCCTGGTGGTTGCCGCCGACGCCCTCGCGGAACAGGCCGTTCCAGTTCCACATGGCGGCCGGGTCGGCCTGCCAGGCCTGCCAGCACATCGGGTCCTCGGTGGCCATTCGGGGGTTCTGGAAATCGCTGCCCCAACGTTGCCAGCAGCTGTAGTTGCGCGAGGCCGGGTCGACGACCGAGCCGTGCGCCGAGGCGGGCTGGACCAGCATCGTCATCAGCGCGGTGGCCAGCAGGAGCGTGGCGGCCGACGCGACGGCGAGTGGCCGGAGCACGCGTGGTGATCGTACGAGAATGGACATGGAGCCCCCGGGGGGATGAGGTCGGACGACGACACCCGGACCGCTGGGAGTTGCCCACTCCCGGGCCTATTCGCTGGCTCCCGCGACGGCTCTACCCGGCACCATGCCAGGTTGATAGTCAGGCGTCAATGGGTTCGCGTCGCATCGGCGTGTGTGGGATGCCGTCCTCGACGTACTCCGCGCCGCTGACCGTGAAGCCGTGCCGGGCGTAGAACGGGACCAGGTGCGACTGGGCCTCCAGCACGCAGGGCTGGTTGCCCAGCACCTCCAGCGCCGCCGTCATCAGCCGGCCGGCGTGCCCGCCGCCGCGGGCTGCCGGCGCCACCACGACCCGACCGATCCGGGCGGTGCCGTCCGGGTCGGCCAGGATCCGCAGGTACGCCAGCGGCGCGCCGCCGTCGGTCAGCCAGAGATGCCGGGTGCCCGGCTCCACGTCCCGCCCGTCGAGTTCCGGGTACGGGCAGTGCTGCTCCACCACGAACACGTCGATGCGCAGCTTGAGTAGATCGTGGAAGGTGCGGGCGTCCAGGTCGGCGAAGGAGGCCGTCCGGATTTCGGTGGTCTGCTGGGGCACCCACCGATGGTAGGCCGTGGCGTCCGGCCGGGCCGCGCGCGCCCGACCCGGCCGGATCCGCTCACCGGGTCTTCGGACCCGCGGGCGTCAGGTAGGTGGCGGCCACGGCGGTGAGCAGCAGTACGCCGCCGCCGATGACCGGCAGCGGGAGCGGCTCGTGCAACAGCGCCACCGCCAGTGCCGCGGCGGTGAGCGGTTCGAGCAGGGTCAGTACGGCGGCGACGCTGCCCGGGGTGGTGCGCAGCCCGGCGTAGAACAGCGCGTACGCCACTGCGGTGGTGACCACGCCGAGGTGCAGCAGCAGTGCCACGGTGTCGAGGCGTACCGGCGTGCTGACCCCGGCGACCAGGGCGAACGGTGCCAGGGTCAGTGCTCCGACCGTGGTGGAGATGGTGGTCAGGGTCATCGGTTCGGTGCGCTGTGACACCTGCCGGCTGATCAGGGTGGTCACCGCGTACCCCAGGCCGGAACCGGCCGCCGCGAGCAGGCCGAGCAGTGGGGCGGGCGCCGCGGCGCCGGGATCCGTCGTGGCGCCGGTGATCAGGACGAGACCGGCCACGGCAGCGATCAACGTGCCGAGTCGCAGCGGGCCGGGGATCCGTCGGGCGCGCACCGACTCCCAGGTCGCGGCGAGCACCGGGGCCAGGCCCAGGCTGACGACGGTTGCCACGCTGACGCCGGCCCAGGCCACGGCGGCGAAGTAGAGCGCCTGGTAGAGGCCGAGGCCGACGCCGGTGAGCAGCAGCGGTACGGGTGCCGCGCGCAGGGCGGCCAGGACCGTGCCGAGCCGACCGGCGGTGCACGCCAGCAGGACGAGCGCGGCGATCGCGAGGCGGTGGAAGCCGATGCTCACCGGGCTGAGACCGGTGCTTTCACGCAGGAGTTGCACCGCCACGCCGGTGGTGCCCCACAGCACGCCGGTGACGGTGATCTGGATCAGGCCGGTGCGGGCCTGGGTGACCGCCGGGGCCGAAGCGGCCGACGGCGCGGTACGGGAGGTGGACGACACGGATGCGCTCCGAGGGGTGAGCCGTTGACGGGGACGACGTCGACGGAGCGCGTACGGCGAGATGGCCGAGCGGGGTCGGTCACCCGGTCGGCGAAAGGCGTGGCGCTCCGCTCAGGAGCGCGGTGGGGGCAGGACGCCCAGCAACGGCCGCATGGGGACGACCGTACCGCAGGGCGCGGCGCGGTCAGGCTGGGCGTGCGCCGACGGCGTCGCGGATCTCGGCGCCCACCGTGCCCTCGACGGCGCGGGCGCAGTGCCCGCAGCAGAAGAAGCGGCCGTTGACCTCGACACCGTGCCCAACGATCTTGACTTGGCAGTGCTCGCAGATCGGTGCCAATCGGTGGGCCGCGCACTCGAACGAGTCGAAGGTGTGCACGTCGCCGCTGACGGTGTGCACCTCGAACGCCATCCAGTAGTCGTTGCCGCAGACCTCGCACGTTGCCATGGTCAACCTTCCGCATCAGGACATATACGAACAGATTGCCTCAGACGAAGGCGTCGATGACGTGAAATGTCGGTGTTCCATGACCCGGGCGGCGTGTCGGCCCCGGCGTGTTGCCCGTTGTGCCGGGTGAACCGCCGCAACCCCCGGAGGATCACAGTGATCAAGCGCAACAGGCTCTTCGGCAATCAGACCCGGGTGACCTTCTGTCTGCCCCGTGACGCCCCGCCCGGTCCGGTGAGCGTCGTCGGCTCCTTCAACGGCTGGGAACCGGGCCGGCACGAGTTGGTGATCCGCCGCGACGGCACGCGGACGGTCACCGTGAAGCTCCCGCCCGGGGAGCACCGGTTCCGCTACCTCGCCACCGGTGGTGTCTGGTTGGACGACGAATCAGCCGACCAGGTCGACGACCGCGGCAGCCTGCTTCGACTCTGAGAAGAAAACTCGTCACCATCGATGTATTTATCGATGGAGGTCTTTACTGTTAACAATGTTTAAATTACGTTGAGGGCACCTCACCAGAACTGGAGAAGGAGCCGCCCCGATGCGTAGAAAAATCACCGTCCCGCTGGTGGCGGCGGGTGCTGTCGCCGCCACCCTCACCGTCGCCGCCCCCGCGCAGGCGCACGGTTACGTCTCCGCCCCGCCGAGCCGGCAGGCGCTCTGCGCGCAGGGCCGGGTGCCCGACTGCGGGCAGATCAAGTACGAGCCGCAGAGCGTCGAGGGGCCCAAGGGCCTGCGCAGCTGCAACGCCGGGATCGCCCAGTTCGCCGTCCTCAACGACGACAGCCGGGGCTGGCCGGCCACTTCGGTCGGCAGCTCACTGACCTTCACCTGGGTGAACACCGCCCGGCACGCCACCAGCAACTGGGAGTACTGGATCGGCAACACCCGGGTCGGCGTGGTCAACGGCAACGGCCAGCAGCCGGGGGCGACGGTCTCGCACACCGTCAACCTCGGCGGGTACTCCGGCCGGCAGAAGATCCTCGCCGTGTGGAACATCTCCGACACCGCGAACGCCTTCTACTCCTGCATCGACGTGCAGATCGGCGGCGGAGGCGGACCGGCGCCGACCCCCACCCCGACCACCTCACCCACCCCACGGCCCACCCCGACCACCGCGCCGCCCACGACGCCCGCCCCGGGCGGCAGTTGGACGACCGGCCGGGCGTACCAGGTCGGCGACCAGGTCACCTACGGCGGGCGGACGTACCGCTGCCGGCAGGCGCACACGGCGATCCCCGGGTGGGAGCCGCCGAACGTACCGGCGCTCTGGCTCCAGGTCTGACCGCACGGGTGCGGCCGCTGGTCGCACCCGTGTCGCCGCCCTAGCGTGAACGGAGCACCGGCATGTCCCGCCGTACCCGTCTGGCGTCCCTCGCCGCCGCGCTGCTGCTCACCAGTGCCTGCGCCGGGTCGCCCACGTCGAGCCCGTCAGCGGTGCCACAACCAGCTCCCGCGGACCCGGCCGGGTCCGCGGGAGCTGACTCCCCGGCCGACGCCGAGATGAGCGGCATCGACGTGGTGTTCCTGAGCACGAGGGTCGGGCACAGCCAACGCACCCTGCAGATCGTCCGGCTCGCGCGCGACCGGGTACGCGACGACGCGCTGCGTACCCTGGTCGCCGCCATCGAGTCGACCGAGGCAGATGAGCTGTCCACGATGCGTGGCTGGCTGCCCACCGCCGGGCCGGGCGCCAGCGCGGCCGTACACCAGCACGAAGGCCATGGTGACGAGGCCGCGCTCGACCGGCTGCGGACCGCGCCCGACGCGGACGTCGACCGGATGCTGCGCGAGGTGCTCGCGGACCACCAGCGGGCGGCGGCCGACCTGGCCCGCGCTCAGGTCGGCGTCGGCCGAAACGAGCGGGTCCGCGACCTCGCCCGGCGGATCGAGCAGTCCCGCACCGCCGAGGTCCAGTTGCTCAGGGGTACGCCGTGAGCGCGCGCCGGCGGCACCCCACCCGGACAGCTCAGGTCAGCGGGGTTCCAGCCGGATGGAGACCGAGTTGACGCAGTGCCGGGTGTCCTTCGGGGTGAAGCCCTCGCCGTGGAAGACGTGCCCGAGGTGGCTGTCGCAGCGGGCGCAGCGGATCTCCGTGCGGGCCATGCCGAGGCTGCGGTCCACGATCTCCTTGACCCGGCCCGGGATGGCATCGTCGAAGCTCGGCCACCCGCAGTGCGAGTCGAACTTCGTGTCGCTGGAGAAAAGCTCCAGCCCGCAGGCTCGGCAGTTGTAGACGCCAGCCGTCTTCGTGTCCACGTACTCGCCGGTCCACGGGCGTTCGGTGCCGTGCTCCCGCAGGACGTGGAACTCCTCGGGGGTCAACCGGACCCGCCACTCGTCCTCGGTGCGGGGCAGCTCGTTGTCGTCAAGACTCACCCCTCAACGGTACGTCGAACGTCGGGGCTGTGGCATATGGTCGCGAGATGGCTGGCACAAAGGCTGCGGTCGCCGAGGTCGACGTGGCCGGGCGCAGCGTTCGACTGAGCAGTCCCGATCGGGTCATCTTCCCGCAGCGGGGCTTCACCAAGGCGGACGTCTTCCACTACTACCTCGCGGTCGGCGACGGGATCATGCGCGCCCTGCGGGACCGGCCCACCACGCTGCAACGGTTCCCCGAGGGCGTCGAGGGCGAGATGTTCTTCCAGAAGCGGGTGCCCACGCGGGGCGTGCCACCCTGGGTGACGACTGCGGAGATCACCTTCCCGAGCGGTCGGAGCGCCGCGGAGCTCTGCCCGATCGATCTGGCGCACGTGGCCTGGGCGGCCCAGATGGGCACCATCGTGTTGCACCCGTGGCCCGTGCGCGCCGCCGACGTCGACCGACCCGACGAGCTGCGCATCGACCTGGACCCGCAGCCCGGCACCGACTTCGCCGACGCGGCGCGGGCCGCCGGGGAGGTCCGCGCGCTCCTCGACGAGCTGGGTGTGACCGGTTGGCCGAAGACCTCCGGTGGCCGGGGCGTGCACGTCTATCTGCGCATCCAGCCCCGTTGGACGTTCACCGAGGTGCGCCGGGCCACCATCGCGCTGGCCCGGGAGGTGGAACGCCGCCACCCCGACCTGGTCACCACGGCCTGGTGGAAGGAGGAGCGCGGCAGTCGGGTCTTCGTCGACTTCAACCAGATGGCTCGGGACCGGACGATCGCCTGCGCGTACTCGCTGCGGGCCAACGCGCGGGCCACCGTCTCGACACCGGTCACCTGGGACGAGCTGCCCCACGTCGACCCGGACGACTTCGACCTGCGGACCGTCCCGGCCCGGCTCGCCGAGCGCGGCGACCCGCACGCCGGCATCGACGACGCCCCGTGGGACATCACGCCGCTGTTGGAGTGGGCCGACCGGGACGCCGCCGCCGGTCAGGGCGACCTGCCATACCCGCCGGACCACCCGAAGATGCCCGGCGAGCCCAAGCGGGTGCAGCCGAGCCGCGCCAAGCGCGCCCCCGAGGACGAGAGCGCCTGAGCGCGCTGGAGGCGAGGCCGGCCGGGCTGCCTGGGGCCGGCAGGTCACCGTCCCCGTTAGGGACCAGCCGTGCCGGTGTCGCGCTGTGCTCGGGGAGCGCACACGACACGCAAGTCACCGATCAGCCGTGATAGCCGTCCGGCGTCGCTCATTCGACGGCTTCGCGCTGGCGCCGCCGGTAGACACGGTTCTTGTTCCGTGCCCCGCACAACTGCATGGTGCACCAGCGGCTGGAGCCGTTGCGCGACTGGTCATAGAAGACCCACCGGCAACTGTCTGCCTGGCACACCTTCAGCCTGGAGAGCGTGCGGTCGGCGTCGCCGAAGGCCAGCGCCACCAGGATCGCCGCGAGCGCCCCGGACAGCCCAGTGCCCGTGGGAGCGATGGTGAACCGCTCGCCGACCACGACCGCGAGCGGCAGGTCGGCCGCGGCTTCGGCGAGCACGCGGCGGCCTCGCTCCCGGCGGTCGAGTCCCGGTGACTCGTCCTGCGGGCCGGGCCGACCGTGGTGTGCCGGGACGCTCAGCAGGTCACGCAACGCCTCCCGGAAACGCAGCACACGCCCTACGTCGTCGGGTCCCAGCCCTCCTTCGCGGACCGCGTGGCCCTTCGCGGCCAGCCAGGTGGTCAGGCCACCGGGGTCGGCGAGGTCGTCCCAGCCGCCCTCGAAGTCCACGCTGTTGCAGAAGTCCTGTACGAGACGGAGCCGACCGGGTGCGGGGCGACGCGCGTCGGCGTCCTCGGTAGTCACAGATACCAGCATAACCAGTTGACCGGCATCGCCACGCATGATCTACTTCTCGGCGATGCCAGTGAAAACGCCAAGCAGGTATCGGCCTCCATGGACCGATGTCGAGCCACTCCAGACCTCGCACCAGCTCCCGCCCGGATTCGGCCTGCTCTGGGCCGGCCAGGGCGTCAGCGAGTTCGGCACCGCGATCGCCGGGCTCGCCCTGCCGCTCCTCGCGGCGCTGCACCTCGGCGCGGATTCCGTACAGCTCGGTTGGCTCGGCGCGGCCACGATGCTGCCCTGGCTGCTCGCACTGCCGATCGGCGCCTGGATGGACCGGGTG
The nucleotide sequence above comes from Micromonospora luteifusca. Encoded proteins:
- a CDS encoding isoamylase early set domain-containing protein; protein product: MIKRNRLFGNQTRVTFCLPRDAPPGPVSVVGSFNGWEPGRHELVIRRDGTRTVTVKLPPGEHRFRYLATGGVWLDDESADQVDDRGSLLRL
- a CDS encoding DUF305 domain-containing protein, producing MSRRTRLASLAAALLLTSACAGSPTSSPSAVPQPAPADPAGSAGADSPADAEMSGIDVVFLSTRVGHSQRTLQIVRLARDRVRDDALRTLVAAIESTEADELSTMRGWLPTAGPGASAAVHQHEGHGDEAALDRLRTAPDADVDRMLREVLADHQRAAADLARAQVGVGRNERVRDLARRIEQSRTAEVQLLRGTP
- a CDS encoding CGNR zinc finger domain-containing protein produces the protein MTTEDADARRPAPGRLRLVQDFCNSVDFEGGWDDLADPGGLTTWLAAKGHAVREGGLGPDDVGRVLRFREALRDLLSVPAHHGRPGPQDESPGLDRRERGRRVLAEAAADLPLAVVVGERFTIAPTGTGLSGALAAILVALAFGDADRTLSRLKVCQADSCRWVFYDQSRNGSSRWCTMQLCGARNKNRVYRRRQREAVE
- a CDS encoding Prokaryotic metallothionein, which codes for MATCEVCGNDYWMAFEVHTVSGDVHTFDSFECAAHRLAPICEHCQVKIVGHGVEVNGRFFCCGHCARAVEGTVGAEIRDAVGARPA
- a CDS encoding lytic polysaccharide monooxygenase auxiliary activity family 9 protein, with the protein product MSILVRSPRVLRPLAVASAATLLLATALMTMLVQPASAHGSVVDPASRNYSCWQRWGSDFQNPRMATEDPMCWQAWQADPAAMWNWNGLFREGVGGNHQAAVPNGQLCSGGRTQSPRYNSLDTIGAWKTTSVSNNFRLRFFDQASHGADYIRVYVTKQGFNALTEPLGWDDLELAGQIGNTPASQWDQDTGGVSIQIPVSASGRTGRHIVYTVWQASHLDQSYYLCSDVTFGGTSTPPPTTPPPTTAPPTTAPPTTAPPTSPRPTTPPPSTPPPAGACTATYQVTGQWSGGFQAEVKVTAGGSPTRGWSVSWNYNNGQQVTSSWNTTVSTNGTLVTARNVSHNGTLAAGASTTFGFLGSWNGSNPVPLVSCTATS
- a CDS encoding GNAT family N-acetyltransferase, with the protein product MPQQTTEIRTASFADLDARTFHDLLKLRIDVFVVEQHCPYPELDGRDVEPGTRHLWLTDGGAPLAYLRILADPDGTARIGRVVVAPAARGGGHAGRLMTAALEVLGNQPCVLEAQSHLVPFYARHGFTVSGAEYVEDGIPHTPMRREPIDA
- a CDS encoding GNAT family N-acetyltransferase; protein product: MIEMRVLTPDDWQTWRDLRLAALTEAPEAFGSRLADWQGEGDREQRWRDRLSIPGSHNLVAVLDGRPVGMASGVPTADPLMMELISMWVHPDARGRKVSNLLVDTVARWARESGADRLRLTVMPDNARAKALYRRTGFHQTDELGDLLPDGVSREQVMLRPL
- a CDS encoding lytic polysaccharide monooxygenase, whose amino-acid sequence is MRRKITVPLVAAGAVAATLTVAAPAQAHGYVSAPPSRQALCAQGRVPDCGQIKYEPQSVEGPKGLRSCNAGIAQFAVLNDDSRGWPATSVGSSLTFTWVNTARHATSNWEYWIGNTRVGVVNGNGQQPGATVSHTVNLGGYSGRQKILAVWNISDTANAFYSCIDVQIGGGGGPAPTPTPTTSPTPRPTPTTAPPTTPAPGGSWTTGRAYQVGDQVTYGGRTYRCRQAHTAIPGWEPPNVPALWLQV
- the msrB gene encoding peptide-methionine (R)-S-oxide reductase MsrB, with protein sequence MSLDDNELPRTEDEWRVRLTPEEFHVLREHGTERPWTGEYVDTKTAGVYNCRACGLELFSSDTKFDSHCGWPSFDDAIPGRVKEIVDRSLGMARTEIRCARCDSHLGHVFHGEGFTPKDTRHCVNSVSIRLEPR
- the hemQ gene encoding hydrogen peroxide-dependent heme synthase yields the protein MTEQTNAARMRELNDSIRYTMWSVFRASAPLPSLRDNVTGEVESLFEELAGKDVALRGVYDVSGLRADADVMIWWHSASSDALQDAYLRFRRTTLGRALTPVWSQMALHRPAEFNKSHIPAFLAGEEARHYICVYPFIRSYEWYLLPDAERREMLAEHGKMARGYPDVRANTVASFALGDYEWMLAFEADELHRIVDLMRDLRASAARRHVREEVPFYTGRRRTIAEIVNCLV
- the ligD gene encoding non-homologous end-joining DNA ligase; the protein is MAGTKAAVAEVDVAGRSVRLSSPDRVIFPQRGFTKADVFHYYLAVGDGIMRALRDRPTTLQRFPEGVEGEMFFQKRVPTRGVPPWVTTAEITFPSGRSAAELCPIDLAHVAWAAQMGTIVLHPWPVRAADVDRPDELRIDLDPQPGTDFADAARAAGEVRALLDELGVTGWPKTSGGRGVHVYLRIQPRWTFTEVRRATIALAREVERRHPDLVTTAWWKEERGSRVFVDFNQMARDRTIACAYSLRANARATVSTPVTWDELPHVDPDDFDLRTVPARLAERGDPHAGIDDAPWDITPLLEWADRDAAAGQGDLPYPPDHPKMPGEPKRVQPSRAKRAPEDESA
- a CDS encoding DMT family transporter, translated to MSSTSRTAPSAASAPAVTQARTGLIQITVTGVLWGTTGVAVQLLRESTGLSPVSIGFHRLAIAALVLLACTAGRLGTVLAALRAAPVPLLLTGVGLGLYQALYFAAVAWAGVSVATVVSLGLAPVLAATWESVRARRIPGPLRLGTLIAAVAGLVLITGATTDPGAAAPAPLLGLLAAAGSGLGYAVTTLISRQVSQRTEPMTLTTISTTVGALTLAPFALVAGVSTPVRLDTVALLLHLGVVTTAVAYALFYAGLRTTPGSVAAVLTLLEPLTAAALAVALLHEPLPLPVIGGGVLLLTAVAATYLTPAGPKTR